In Terriglobales bacterium, the following proteins share a genomic window:
- a CDS encoding nucleotide sugar dehydrogenase, translated as MATQLLQVSSVDQLKLKIESRTARVGIIGLGYVGLPLALLFSEERFRVTGFDIDIKKVDTLNQGGSYICRVPGTQIQQAQGHGFSATSDFTRLGEMDAVIICVPTPLNEYREPDLSYITTTVEAIAPNLRAGQLIVLESTTYPGTTEEIVLPILEGKNRSGLTAARKASSPETADEFYLAFSPEREDPGNDSVARRDIPKVVGGLDEQASAAALALYKSIFNRVVRVSTPAAAEMTKLLENIYRCVNIALVNELKLLCLRMGVDIWEVIEAASTKPFGFQPFYPGPGLGGHCIPVDPFYLSWKAKEFDFQTRFIELAGEINTAMPYHVLRSVSEALNAQKKSVNGSKVLVLGVAYKKDIDDLRESPSLTIIELLQKAGAQVSYNDPYFPFVGRGRKYDLQLKRTELENLGQFDCVLIVTDHSDYDFAEIVRESQLVVDTRNATRGLTSSKIVRC; from the coding sequence ATGGCTACCCAGCTTTTGCAGGTTTCGTCAGTTGATCAACTCAAGCTCAAAATTGAATCCCGCACCGCACGAGTAGGCATAATTGGTCTGGGATATGTGGGACTTCCGCTGGCGCTTTTATTCAGCGAAGAGAGATTTCGGGTCACTGGATTCGACATTGACATCAAGAAAGTGGATACGCTGAACCAGGGCGGTTCTTATATCTGCAGAGTCCCCGGCACCCAGATTCAACAAGCGCAGGGCCACGGGTTTTCCGCTACCTCCGATTTCACTCGGCTGGGAGAAATGGACGCAGTTATTATCTGCGTTCCCACTCCTCTGAACGAATACCGCGAACCCGATCTCAGCTACATCACCACCACAGTTGAAGCGATCGCGCCTAACTTGCGTGCCGGTCAGTTGATTGTGCTGGAGAGCACCACGTATCCCGGCACCACTGAGGAAATCGTCCTCCCCATATTGGAAGGCAAGAACCGAAGCGGATTGACAGCCGCCCGCAAAGCGTCGTCTCCGGAAACAGCAGACGAGTTCTATCTTGCGTTTTCGCCTGAACGCGAGGATCCAGGCAACGATAGCGTTGCCCGCCGCGACATCCCCAAGGTTGTGGGAGGACTTGATGAGCAGGCATCAGCCGCTGCCCTCGCGCTCTACAAGTCGATTTTTAACCGTGTAGTGCGGGTTTCCACTCCGGCAGCGGCCGAAATGACCAAGTTGCTGGAGAACATCTATCGTTGCGTCAACATCGCATTGGTGAACGAACTGAAATTGCTGTGCTTGCGCATGGGAGTAGACATCTGGGAAGTAATCGAAGCAGCGTCAACCAAACCATTCGGATTCCAGCCGTTCTATCCGGGGCCCGGATTGGGCGGACACTGCATTCCCGTCGATCCCTTCTACTTGTCGTGGAAGGCGAAGGAATTTGACTTTCAGACGCGCTTCATTGAGCTGGCAGGGGAAATCAATACTGCCATGCCGTACCACGTTTTGCGTTCGGTCTCTGAGGCGCTTAATGCGCAAAAGAAGTCAGTGAACGGCTCCAAGGTCCTGGTGCTTGGAGTCGCTTACAAAAAGGACATCGACGACTTACGGGAATCACCTTCTTTGACCATCATCGAACTCCTGCAGAAGGCCGGCGCCCAGGTCAGTTACAACGACCCGTATTTCCCATTTGTGGGCCGTGGGCGCAAGTACGATCTACAGCTGAAGCGAACGGAACTCGAGAACCTGGGGCAGTTTGATTGCGTGCTGATCGTTACCGACCATTCCGATTACGATTTCGCCGAAATTGTGCGCGAGTCCCAGCTGGTGGTGGATACCAGAAATGCGACTCGTGGTCTCACGTCTTCAAAAATCGTACGCTGCTGA
- a CDS encoding UpxY family transcription antiterminator, translated as MSSCVQLAIINQAASSSTTASTTSPAPMRWFAIHSRSRHEKKIASALQEKGFSAFLPLVEQVHQWSDRRKKVEVPLFPGYLFVQLSSASDIRLMLFQTPGVIGLVGDHGKGAPIPERQIEEVRTILAGKAEFTAIPFLKVGQRVRVHGGPMDGIEGILTALHGSRRLVISIDAIQRSLALTIEGYDVRPV; from the coding sequence ATGAGTAGCTGTGTTCAACTCGCGATCATCAATCAGGCAGCGAGTTCCTCAACGACTGCAAGCACGACCTCTCCGGCCCCCATGCGCTGGTTCGCCATCCACTCCCGGTCCCGGCATGAAAAGAAAATCGCATCCGCCTTACAGGAGAAAGGATTTTCAGCTTTCTTGCCTCTGGTGGAACAGGTGCATCAATGGAGTGACCGCCGCAAGAAAGTTGAAGTCCCATTGTTCCCGGGATATCTTTTTGTGCAACTCAGCTCGGCTTCCGACATTCGCCTGATGTTGTTCCAGACGCCCGGCGTGATCGGATTAGTGGGAGATCATGGCAAAGGGGCGCCCATCCCCGAGCGACAAATCGAAGAGGTTCGTACGATTTTGGCCGGCAAGGCTGAATTCACAGCCATCCCGTTTTTGAAAGTTGGCCAACGCGTACGCGTCCACGGGGGGCCGATGGACGGAATTGAAGGAATTTTGACTGCACTACATGGTTCCCGTCGGCTGGTGATCTCCATTGACGCGATTCAACGTTCCCTGGCTTTAACCATCGAAGGATACGATGTACGGCCCGTTTGA
- a CDS encoding sugar phosphate nucleotidyltransferase, which yields MKGVVLAGGIGSRLFPLTRVTNKHLLPVYNQPMVFYPIQALVNIGVSDILIVTGGHSAGDFLRLLANGKDFGLKRFNYAYQEGEGGIADALRLAEHFAEGEQVCVILGDNIIENNACEAAERFRKQETGAHILLKEVHDPERFGCPEIVGDRIVRIEEKPRRPRSRYAVTGIYFYDNSVFKKIQRLKPSGRGELEITDINNMYLEEGTLTYSILEGWWTDAGTFESLRRASNLVAETSANKMFTPDPPKTRLRSRGRKVAVAT from the coding sequence ATGAAGGGTGTAGTTCTGGCAGGCGGTATAGGGTCGCGTCTTTTCCCCCTTACAAGGGTAACCAACAAGCATCTTCTGCCGGTTTATAACCAGCCAATGGTCTTCTACCCAATCCAGGCTCTGGTGAATATCGGCGTAAGCGACATTCTTATCGTCACTGGTGGACACAGCGCAGGAGACTTCCTTCGCCTGCTGGCAAACGGCAAGGATTTCGGCCTCAAGCGCTTTAACTATGCCTATCAGGAAGGTGAAGGCGGTATTGCGGATGCCCTGCGACTTGCGGAACATTTTGCCGAAGGAGAGCAGGTTTGCGTAATTCTTGGCGACAACATTATCGAGAACAACGCTTGCGAGGCGGCGGAGCGATTTAGGAAACAAGAGACGGGCGCACACATTCTGCTGAAGGAAGTGCACGATCCCGAGCGCTTCGGCTGTCCGGAGATCGTCGGCGATCGCATCGTGCGCATCGAAGAGAAACCGAGGCGACCGCGATCGCGGTATGCGGTCACTGGAATTTATTTTTACGACAATTCAGTGTTTAAGAAAATACAGCGGTTGAAACCTTCGGGACGCGGCGAGTTGGAGATCACCGACATCAACAACATGTACCTGGAAGAGGGAACTCTGACGTACAGTATTCTCGAGGGCTGGTGGACGGACGCGGGGACGTTTGAGTCGCTTCGCCGAGCGAGCAATCTGGTCGCCGAGACGTCAGCCAACAAGATGTTTACGCCGGATCCTCCTAAAACTCGTCTGCGGTCACGCGGACGAAAGGTTGCGGTAGCCACCTAA